The following proteins are encoded in a genomic region of Coffea eugenioides isolate CCC68of chromosome 6, Ceug_1.0, whole genome shotgun sequence:
- the LOC113775242 gene encoding WD repeat-containing protein 76 has translation MAPQKLTEYERRRLENIKRNDQMLAALKIHSKLSQLSESTKRPRTQTKSYKVSPEKKHRTETPIVLRRSLRTRGVAPDSSTAGGLKDDFDETQSSISRKNPNSDSESPLTKRAYERGPISMRDAYRTDASDRKLIEAILDCSRKSRLSESNNELDDTIKGMEGNELLGSLKVGRKVWGSIDVDALKLEPDNIARVVPGRILNVRFLPTTDARIVVVGNKFGDVGFWNVDADAEDGDGIYLYHPHPAPISGIACNPFSLSKMFTSCYNGFIRLMDTERELFELVYAGDHAVFSLSQSPNDMNSLYFGEGNGQLRVWDVRTGKSSTSWGLHQNRINTIDFNPQNTNIMTTSSTDGTACIWDLRKVGVNGSTSLKTIRHKRAVHSAYFSPSGRFLATTSADDMVGLFSGDTYQNMTMVYHNNQTGRWISSFRGIWGWDDSYVFVGNMRRGVDIISTTGKDVTATLQSEHMSAIPCRFDAHPFEVGTLASATSGGQVYIWRPS, from the exons ATGGCCCCTCAAAAGTTGACAGAATACGAGAGACGGAGACTCGAAAACATCAAGCGCAACGATCAAATGCTTGCTGCTCTGAAGATCCACTCTAAACTCTCCCAACTCTCTGAATCCACCAAGCGCCCGag AACTCAAACTAAGTCTTACAAAGTGAGCCCTGAGAAGAAACACAGAACAGAAACTCCAATAGTCCTTCGCAGGTCTCTCAGGACTCGAGGAGTGGCACCAGATTCCTCGACTGCTGGTGGCCTTAAAGATGATTTCGATGAGACCCAAAGTTCTATATCTAGGAAAAACCCCAATTCAGATTCAGAATCCCCATTAACAAAAAGAGCTTATGAAAGAGGGCCTATCAGTATGAGAGATGCTTATAGAACAGATGCATCCGATAGAAAACTCATTGAGGCAATACTGGATTGCTCGAGAAAATCCAGATTGAGTGAGAGTAATAATGAACTGGATGATACAATTAAGGGAATGGAAGGAAATGAGCTCTTGGGTAGTTTGAAAGTAGGAAGAAAGGTATGGGGTTCCATTGACGTCGATGCATTGAAATTGGAGCCGGATAATATTGCACGTGTGGTGCCAGGGAGAATACTGAATGTAAGGTTTTTACCAACTACAGATGCTAGAATAGTTGTCGTAGGCAACAAGTTTGGTGATGTTGGCTTTTGGAATGTTGATGCTGACGCTGAGGATGGGGATGGGATTTATCTGTATCATCCTCATCCAGCACCAATCTCGGGAATAGCGTGTAATCCATTTTCTTTATCAAAG ATGTTCACTTCTTGCTATAATGGTTTTATAAGGTTGATGGATACTGAGCGAGAGTTATTTGAATTGGTGTATGCTGGTGATCATGCTGTATTTTCTCTTTCTCAAAGTCCAAATGATATGAACTCCTTGTACTTTGGTGAGGGTAATGGACAACTTAGGGTATGGGATGTAAGAACAGGAAAATCTTCAACCTCGTGGGGTTTGCACCAAAATAGGATCAACACAATAGACTTTAATCCACAGAACACAAACATCATGACAACAAGTTCAACAGATGGTACTGCCTGCATTTGGGATTTGAGAAAAGTTGGTGTTAACGGGTCAACATCTTTGAAGACTATTAGGCATAAAAGAGCTGTGCACTCGGCTTATTTTTCACCTTCTGGAAGGTTCCTTGCTACTACAAG TGCTGATGATATGGTTGGTTTATTTAGTGGAGATACCTATCAAAACATGACAATGGTATACCATAACAACCAGACGGGCAGATGGATTTCCTCCTTCAG GGGAATATGGGGGTGGGATGATTCTTATGTTTTCGTGGGGAACATGAGAAGAGGAGTTGACATAATCTCCACCACGGGAAAAGATGTTACTGCAACTTTACAAAGTGAACACATGTCTGCAATTCCATGTCGATTTGACGCTCATCCATTCGAGGTTGGGACGCTGGCTAGTGCTACAAGCGGGGGTCAGGTTTATATATGGAGGCCATCTTGA
- the LOC113775504 gene encoding ATPase 8, plasma membrane-type-like: MASDLSLEEIKNEQVDLENIPVEEVFKQLKCSREGLSEEEGAKRLQIFGPNKLEEKKESKLLKFLGFMWNPLSWVMESAAVMAIVLANGGGKPPDWQDFVGIVVLLILNSTVSFIEENNAGNAAAALMAGLAPKTKVLRDGKWTEQDAAILVPGDLISVKLGDIIPADARLLEGDALKIDQSALTGESLPVTKNPGDEVFSGSTCKQGEIEAVVIATGVHTFFGKAAHLVDSTNHVGHFQKVLTAIGNFCICSIGLGMVIEVVVMYPVQHRKYREGIDNLLVLLIGGIPIAMPTVLSVTMAIGSHRLSEQGAITKRMTAIEEMAGMDVLCSDKTGTLTLNKLTVDKQMIEVFPKNMDKDSVVLYAARASRTENQDAIDASIVNMLSDPKEARAGITELHFLPFNPVEKRTAITYIDSNGDWHRSSKGAPEQIIDLCELKGEVRKKAHDIIDNFANRGLRSLGVARQAVPEKNKESAGGPWEFIGLLPLFDPPRHDSAETIKKALDLGVNVKMITGDQLAIGKETGRRLGMGTNMYPSSSLLGQSKDESIASIPIDELIEKADGFAGVFPEHKYEIVKKLQERKHICGMTGDGVNDAPALKKADIGIAVADATDAARSASDIVLTEPGLSVIVSAVLTSRAIFQRMKNYTIYAVSITIRIVLGFLLIALIWKFDFSPFMVLIIAILNDGTIMTISKDRVKPSPVPDSWKLKEIFATGVVLGTYLAVMTVVFFYLAADTDFFSNIFKVRSIRGHPDELTAALYLQVSIISQALIFVTRSRSWSFVERPGLWLVTAFFIAQLVATFFAVYANWSFARIQGIGWGWGGVIWIFSIVTYFPLDILKFIIRYALSGKAWDSMIQNRTAFTTKKDYGREEREAQWALAQRTLHGLQTPESAGLFNDKHYRELSEIAEQAKRRAEVARLRELHTLKGHVESVVKLKGLDIETIQQHYTV, encoded by the exons ATGGCCTCTGATCTTTCTTTGGAAGAGATCAAGAATGAGCAAGTTGATCTC GAAAACATCCCCGTTGAGGAGGTGTTCAAGCAGCTGAAATGTAGCAGGGAAGGCTTGTCTGAAGAGGAAGGAGCGAAGAGGCTCCAAATTTTTGGACCCAACAAGCTTGAGGAGAAAAAG GAAAGCAAGCTTCTTAAGTTCTTGGGGTTCATGTGGAATCCTCTGTCATGGGTTATGGAATCTGCAGCTGTGATGGCAATTGTTTTGGCCAATGGAGGG GGCAAGCCTCCAGATTGGCAAGACTTTGTTGGTATCGTCGTCTTGCTCATCCTCAACTCAACTGTTAGTTTCATTGAAGAAAATAATGCAGGAAATGCTGCTGCAGCACTCATGGCTGGTCTTGCCCCCAAAACCAAG GTTTTGAGGGACGGTAAATGGACGGAGCAGGACGCAGCAATCCTGGTTCCAGGAGACTTGATTAGTGTCAAGTTGGGAGATATTATCCCAGCTGATGCTCGTCTCTTGGAGGGAGATGCTCTCAAGATTGATCAGTCAGCCCTGACTGGTGAGTCACTACCTGTAACAAAGAACCCTGGTGATGAAGTCTTCTCTGGTTCCACCTGCAAGCAAGGTGAAATCGAGGCTGTGGTCATTGCCACTGGTGTCCATACCTTTTTTGGCAAAGCTGCCCACCTTGTTGATAGCACCAACCATGTCGGTCACTTCCAAAAG GTGTTGACTGCCATTGGGAACTTCTGTATATGCTCCATTGGCTTGGGTATGGTAATTGAGGTTGTAGTGATGTACCCAGTGCAGCACAGGAAATACAGAGAAGGAATCGACAATTTGCTGGTTCTGCTCATTGGAGGTATCCCAATTGCCATGCCAACAGTCTTGTCTGTGACAATGGCTATTGGGTCTCACAGGCTATCAGAGCAAGGTGCCATAACAAAGAGGATGACAGCTATTGAGGAGATGGCTGGCATGGATGTCCTCTGCAGTGACAAGACAGGAACCCTCACCCTTAACAAGTTGACTGTTGACAAGCAAATGATTGAGGTATTCCCCAAGAACATGGACAAAGACAGTGTTGTCCTGTACGCTGCTAGGGCTTCTAGAACTGAGAACCAGGATGCAATTGATGCTTCAATTGTTAACATGTTGAGTGACCCAAAGGAG GCGAGAGCAGGAATCACTGAGCTCCATTTCCTTCCTTTCAATCCAGTAGAAAAGCGCACAGCAATTACCTACATTGACTCCAATGGAGATTGGCACAGAAGCAGCAAGGGTGCTCCTGAGCAA ATTATTGATCTTTGCGAACTCAAAGGGGAAGTGAGGAAGAAGGCACATGACATCATTGACAACTTTGCTAACCGTGGCCTTCGTTCTTTAGGTGTTGCCCGACAG GCTGTACCTGAGAAGAACAAAGAAAGTGCTGGTGGCCCCTGGGAGTTCATCGGTTTGTTGCCTCTCTTTGACCCTCCAAGACACGACAGTGCAGAGACCATCAAGAAAGCTCTTGATCTCGGTGTTAATGTCAAGATGATCACTGGTGACCAGTTGGCTATTGGCAAAGAGACCGGTCGTAGGCTCGGAATGGGCACCAACATGTATCCCTCGTCCTCCCTGCTAGGCCAGAGCAAGGATGAGTCCATTGCTTCAATTCCCATTGATGAGCTAATTGAGAAAGCTGATGGCTTTGCTGGAGTCTTCCCTG AGCACAAATACGAAATTGTGAAGAAGTTGCAAGAGAGGAAGCACATTTGTGGAATGACAGGAGATGGTGTGAATGATGCCCCAGCACTGAAGAAGGCAGATATTGGTATTGCAGTGGCAGACGCAACTGATGCAGCAAGAAGTGCATCTGACATTGTTTTGACCGAACCAGGACTTAGTGTCATTGTTAGTGCTGTTTTGACAAGCAGAGCCATCTTCCAGAGGATGAAGAACTACACCATCTATGCTGTTTCAATCACAATCCGTATTGTCTTGGGATTCTTGCTCATTGCCCTCATCTGGAAGTTCGACTTCTCACCTTTCATGGTCCTGATCATCGCTATCTTGAATGATGGAACCATCATGACCATCTCCAAGGATAGAGTGAAGCCATCCCCTGTGCCTGATTCATGGAAGCTCAAGGAAATCTTTGCCACTGGTGTTGTCCTCGGAACCTATCTTGCCGTCATGACGGTGGTGTTCTTCTACCTCGCAGCTGACACTGATTTCTTCTCG AATATCTTCAAGGTCAGGTCAATCAGAGGTCACCCAGATGAACTCACTGCTGCCCTTTACCTCCAAGTTAGCATCATCAGTCAGGCACTGATCTTTGTTACTAGATCAAGGAGCTGGTCCTTTGTCGAACGCCCTGGACTCTGGCTTGTCACTGCTTTCTTTATTGCCCAGTTG GTGGCTACCTTTTTTGCTGTCTATGCAAACTGGAGCTTTGCTAGAATCCAAGGTATTGGATGGGGCTGGGGTGGAGTCATCTGGATCTTCAGCATTGTCACCTACTTCCCTCTTGACATCCTCAAGTTCATCATCCGCTATGCATTGAGCGGCAAGGCCTGGGATTCCATGATCCAGAACAGG ACTGCTTTCACCACCAAGAAGGACTATGGCAGGGAAGAGAGAGAAGCACAATGGGCCTTGGCTCAGCGCACACTTCATGGGCTTCAAACTCCAGAATCTGCTGGCTTGTTCAATGACAAACACTACAGAGAGCTGTCTGAAATCGCCGAGCAGGCCAAGAGAAGGGCTGAGGTTGCAAG ATTGAGGGAGCTTCACACTCTTAAGGGACATGTCGAATCAGTGGTCAAGCTGAAGGGATTGGACATCGAAACCATCCAACAACACTACACTGTTTAG